In Mycobacterium sp. ITM-2016-00317, the genomic window CAGCATCACCGTGCCGTGCATGGTGAACAGCTGGTTGTACTGCTCGTTGGACAGGAACTGCAGCCCGGGGCTGGCCAGTTCGGTCCTGATGAACAGCGCCATCAGGCCGCCGATCAGGAAAAAGGCGAAGCAGGTGACGACGTACATGATCCCGATCAGCTTGTGATCGGTGGTGGTGATCAGTTTGTAGACCAGGTTGCCCTTGGGTCCCAGCCGGGCCGGGAAGGGCCGCCGCGGCTCAAGGGTCAGCAGATTCGGTGCTTCGATGGCCATGAGATCTCCTCGGGCGCCGGCGCGGCTCGAACCGACGCCGGGTACCCGAGAAACTACGCCTCACACGCCCCGGACGGAATAGGTCAGACCACGACGTTGACCAACCGGCCGGCCACCACGATGACCTTCTTCGGGGTCTTGCCGGCCAGGAACGCGACCACCTTCTCGTCGGCCAGGGCGGCCGCCTCGACCGCATCGGCAGGCGCGTCGGCCGCGACGGTGACGCGCCCGCGAACCTTGCCGTTGACCTGCACCGGGTACTCGACGGTGTCCTCGACCAGGTAGCGCTCATCGGGCGTCGGGAACGGACCGTGCGCCAGCGAACGGTCGTGACCCAGCCGGCTCCACAACTCCTCGGCCAGATGCGGTGCCAGCGGGGCCACCATCAGCACCAACGGCTCCAGCGCCGCCCGCGCCGTCACCGAATTCTTGGTCAGGTGGTTGGTGTACTCGATGAGCTTGGCCGCCGCCGTGTTGTTGCGCAGTCCCGCGTAGTCCTCGGCGGCCCCGGCGATGGTGCGGTGCAGCAACCGCAGGGTGGCCTCGTCGAGCTCGTCCTCGGTCACCACGGTCTGCCCGGTCTCCTCGGACACCACCAGCCGCCACACCCGCTGCAGGAATCGGTGGGCGCCGACGACGTCCTTGGTCGCCCACGGGCGCGACGCCTCCAGCGGGCCCATCGACATCTCGTAGACGCGCAGCGTGTCCGCGCCGTAGTCGGTGCAGATCTCGTCCGGCGACACCGAGTTCTTCAGGCTCTTGCCGATCTTGCCGAACTCCTGGTTGACCTCAACTTCCCCGTCCGGGCCCGGCCAGTAGAACCTGCCGTCCCGTTCCACCACCTCGGCCGCAGGCACATAGGTGCCCCGGGAGTCGGTGTAGGCGAACGCCTGGATGTAGCCCTGGTTGACCAATCGCCGGTACGGCTCCCGGGAGCTGACGTGCCCGAGGTCATAGAGCACCTTGTGCCAGAACCGCGAGTAGAGCAGATGCAGCACGGCGTGCTCCACCCCGCCGACGTAGAGGTCGACACCACCCGGGTCGTTCGGGCCGTGCTCGGCCGGCCGCGGACCCATCCAGTACGCCTCGTTCTCCTTGGCGCACATGGCTTCTTCGTTGTGCGGGTCGGTGTAGCGCAGCTCGTACCAGGAGCTGCCCGCCCACTGCGGCATCACGTTGGTGTCGCGGGTGTACTTCTTGAGCCCGTCGCCGAGGTCCAGCTCGACGCTCACCCAGTCGGTCACCTTGGCCAGCGGCGGGGACGGCTCGCTGTCGGCGTCCTCGGGGTCGAACAGCACCGGCGAGTAGTCCGGCACGTCGGGAAGCTCGACGGGCAGCATCTGGGCGGGCAGTCCGTGCGCGCGGCCGTCCTCGTCGTAGACGATCGGGAACGGCTCGCCCCAGTAGCGCTGGCGGGCGAAAAGCCAGTCCCGCAACTTGTATTCCACCCGCGCCCGGCCACGACCGTCGGCGGCCAGCCGTTCGGTCATCGCGGCTTTGGCACTCGCCACGTCCATACCGTCGAGGAAGCCCGAGTTCACCAAGGGCCCGTCACCGGTGTAGGCCTCCTGCGAAACATCTCCTCCGGCAACGACTTCGACGATCGGCAGGCCGAACTCGGTCGCGAAGTCCCAGTCCCGCTGGTCGCCGCCGGGCACCGCCATGATCGCGCCGGTGCCGTATCCGGCCAGCACGTAATCGGCGATGAACACCGGAACCTGTTGCCCGTTGGCCGGATTCGTCGCATAGGCGCCGACGAACACGCCGGTCTTCGACTTGTTCTCCTGCCGCTCCAGGTCGGACTTGGCCGCGATCGAGGACCGGTAGGCCGCGACCGCCTCACGCGGGGTCGCCGCCCCGAACGTCCACCGCTCGTCGACACCGGCCGGCCATTCGTCGGCGACCAGTCGGTCCACCAGGTCGTGCTCGGGGGCCAGCACCATGTACGTCGCGCCGAAGAGGGTGTCGGGACGGGTGGTGAACACCTCGATGTCGCCCGCATCGGTGGCGAACTGGACCGAGGCGCCGGTGGAGCGCCCGATCCAGTTGCGCTGCATGGCCTTGACCTTGTCCGGCCAGTCCAGGACCTCCAGGTCGTCCAGCAACCTGTCGGAGTACGCAGTGATGCGCATCATCCACTGCCGCAACCGCTTCCGGAACACCGGGAAGTTGCCGCGCTCGCTGCGCCCGTCGGCGGTGACCTCTTCGTTGGCCAGCACCGTGCCCAGGCCCGGGCACCAGTTGACCACCGAGTCGGACAGGTAGACCAGCCGGTGGGAGTCCACGACGTCGGCGCGGGCGGCGGCGTCCAGGTCGGCCCACGTGCGGCCGTCGCCGACCTCCCGGGTGCTGTCCTCGAACTCGGCGATCAGTTCCGCGATGGGGCGGGCCTTGTTCGCCGCCGGGTCGAACCACGCGTTGAAGATCTGCAGGAAGATCCACTGCGTCCACTTGTAGTAGTCGACGTCGGTGGTCGAGAAGCTGCGCCGCGAATCGTGGCCGAGACCCAGCCGGCCCAGCTGGCGGCGGAAGTTGACGATGTTGGCCTCGGTGCGCGTGCGCGGATGCGTGCCGGTCTGGATCGCGTACTGCTCGGCCGGCAGACCGAAGGCGTCGAAGCCCAACGCGTGCAGCACATTCCGGCCGGTCATCCGGAAGTACCTGGCGTACACGTCGGTCGCGATGTAGCCGAGCGGGTGCCCGACGTGCAGGCCGTCGCCCGACGGGTACGGGAACATGTCCTGGACGAACATCTTGTCGGCGGGCACCTGGCCGCCGTCCGCCGGGGCCAGCGAGCCGACCGGGTTGTCGACGTTGAACGTGCCGTCCTGTGACCACCGCTGCTGCCACGCCTGTTCGATCGCACCCGCCAGTTCCGCGGTGTAGCGGTGCCGGGGAGTGTCGTCGGCGACAGCCTGCGCGGCCGCCTGTGCGCGCGGGGGCTGTGTTCCGGTCGGCGTTTCAGTCACCCCACCAGGGTATAAGCACCCGCTTCCCGGATTTCCCGGCCACGGGTTGGTCTCGGTTCCGTTGCGGATGCATCAGAGGTTGGTCCCAGGTCAGTTCCAGCCCTGGTGGCTGCTGGACATCGATGGATACATTGCTGGCCTGACGAACCTCGAAGCGTTGGGAAGGATTGCACTCGATGAGCGAAATCGCCCGTCCCTGGCGGGTTCTGGCAGGTGGCATCGGTGCCTGCGCCGCCGGCATCGCCGGGGTGCTGAGCATCACCGCCGCCACGGCGTCGGCCCAGCCGGGCCTCCCGCAGCCCCCGCTGCCCGCCCCTGCCACAGTGACGCAGACCGTCACGGTTACGCCCAACGCCGCGCCACAACTCATCCCGCGCCCCGGTGTGACGCCTGCCACCGGCGGCGCCGCGGCCGTGCCCGCCGGGGTGAGCGCCCCGGCAGCCCCCGCGCTGCCCGCCCGCCCGGTGTCCACCATCGCCCCGGCCGCCTCGGGCACGCTCAGCGAGTTCTTCGCCGCCAAGGGCGTCGCGATGGAGCCGCAGTCCAGCCGCGACTTCCGCGCCCTCAACATCGTGCTGCCGAAGCCGCGGGGCTGGGAGCACATTCCGGACCCGAACGTGCCGGACGCGTTCGCGGTGCTGGCCGATCGCGTCGGCGGCAACGGCCTGTACTCGTCGAACGCCCAGGTGGTCGTCTACAAGCTGGTCGGCGAGTTCGATCCGAAGGAGGCGATCAGCCACGGCTTCGTCGACAGCCAGAAGCTGCCGGCGTGGCGTTCCACCGACGCGTCGCTGGCCGACTTCGGCGGTATGCCGTCCTCGCTGATCGAGGGCACCTACCGCGAGAACAACATGACGCTGAACACGTCCCGGCGCCACGTCATCGCCACCGCCGGACCCGACCGCTACCTGGTGTCCCTGTCGGTCACCACCAGCGTCGACCAGGTCGTCGCCGCCGCGGACGCGACCGAGGCGATCGTCAACGGCTTCCGGGTCGGCGTGCCCGGTCCCGCCCCGGTCGCACCGCCTGCCCCCGGCGCCCCCGGTGTGCCGCTGGCCGCCGCACCGCCCCCCGCTCCCGCCGTGGCGCCCGCGCCGCAGCTGCTGGGACTGCAGGGATAGACGTCGCCGTCCCCCGGGCGAAGCCTGGCGCCCGGGGGACGACGGCCCCTTTTCCACCCCGTATTCTGAAGCCCATGTTCGTCGCCGCGGTGTTGAGTCTGTGCGCGGCGGTGGTGACCGCGGCGCTGGGCGCATGGTCGCTGATGCGCCGCCCGTCCACCGACTACGTCCAGCAGGTGTTGCGCGCCGTGGCCCCCACCCAGTTGGCCGCCGCGGTGATGCTCGGTGCGGGCGCGGTGGTGGCGTTGTCGGCCACGGCGCCGATGGCGGCGGTCATCCTGGCCGTCTGCGTGGCCGGCGCGATCGGCACCGTCGCGGCGGGCTGCTGGCAAGCGGCCACGGCCGTCGCACGGCGCAACGCCCAGCAGGCGGCGGTCACCGGCGGTGGCTGCGGCAGTGGCGGCAGCGGTGGCAGTGGCTGCGGCACCTGCACGCTGTCCTGCGACCGTTGAGGCTAGTTGCGGCTGAGGTCGATCGGATGCGTCGCCAGCAGGGACAACGGCAGCGGCTGACGACGCAGGATCCGGGCCCACAGATCCACGTGCGGTTCGACCAGCACGTCAGAAGGTAACGCCGACAACACGATCCAGTCGTCACGCTCGATCTCGCCCTCGAGCTGACCGATGGTCCAGCCCGAGTAGCCGGCGAAGATCCGCACCCCTTCGACCGCCGGGGCGATCGAGTCCGGGTCGGCGTCGAGGTCGACCATCGCCACCCGGCCCTGCACGTGCCGCAGCCCGGGCACCGCACCTGGGTCCACCCCCACCCGCACCGTGGCCAGACACAGTGCGGCATCACGTTTGACCGGGCCGCCGATGTACATCGACTTCGGCTTGGCGGCCAGCTTCGTCCACTGCGGCAGCACGTTGTGCACCGCGGTCTCACTGGCCCGGTTCAGCACCACACCGAGTGTCCCGCCGTCGTTGTGCTCGACCACATAGATGACACTGCGCCGGAAGGTCGGCTCCAGCAGATCGGTGTTGGCCAGCAGCAGCGTGCCCGCGCGGACCCGGTGTGCCGCAGGTGCGACGAAGTCCTCCGGATCTTCGGGTTGCGCCATCGGACCATCATGTCACCACCGCCACGTGATCGTGGCCGACAGCACACCCCAGACCGACATTTGTACTGTGGGTCGGGTCGCTCGACGAGCACGCACGCGAAGAGCCGACACCTCTGCTGTCCGACCCGACCCAACCCGACCCGCCAACAGGATGTGACATCCGTGCCCCACGACCGCGCATCCCGCACGTTGTGGCGTTCGGTGCGGGCCCTCCCCCAGTTCCGCAGGCTGCTCGAGCTGCGTGCGGTCAGCCAGTTCGGGGACGGCCTGTTCCAGGCCGGGATCGCCGGCGCGATCCTGTTCAACCCGGAACGCGAGGCGGAACCGTGGGCGATCGCGGCCGCATTCGCCGCGCTGTTCCTGCCGTACTCGCTGCTCGGCCCGTTCGCCGGTGCGCTGCTGGACCGCTGGGACCGGCGCCTGGTGCTCATCGGCGCCAACACCGGCAGGCTGGTGGTCATTCTCGTGGTCGGAACGCTGCTGGCCAGCGGGCATTCCGACATCCCAATCCTGTTGAGCGCGTTGGTCGCCAACGGTTTCACCCGGTTCGTGTCCTCGGGGCTGAGCGCGGCGCTGCCCCACGTCGTGCCGCGCGACCAGGTGATCGCGATGAACTCGGTGGCCACCGCCACCACGTCCGTCGCGGCGTTCGCCGGGGCGATCTTCATGCTGCTGCCGCGTTGGTGGTTCGGGGCCGGGGACTCCGGCGGGGCGGTCGTCATCTTCCTGGTGATGCTGCCCGTCGCGGTCGCGCTGTGGCTGTCGATGCGCTTCCCGCCCCGACTACTCGGCCCCGACGAGAGCGCACTCACCGTGTCCGGCTCGGTGATCTACGCGGTGGCCACCGGGTGGCTGCACGCCGCGCGCACGGCCTGGGCCGTCCCGTCCGTCGCCGCAACGCTGTCGGGCCTGGCCGCCCACCGGATGGCGTTCGGCATCAACACCCTGCTCGTGCTTGTGATGGTGCGCCACACCGAGACCGCGACCGTCGCCGGTTTCGGGACGACCGTACTGTTCGTCACCGCCGGCGGCGCCGGCCAGTTCCTGGCGACGGTGTTCACCCCCGCGCTGGTCAAGAGGTGGGGCCGCTACGCCGCCCCCAACGGCGCGCTGGCGTTCGCCGCGGTCGTGCAGTTGTTCGGCGCGACGCTGCACCTACCGGTCATGATCGTGTGCGGGTTCCTGCTCGGTGCGGCCGGTCAGGTCGTGAAGCTGTGCGCGGACACCGCGATGCAGATGGACGTCGCCGACTCGCTGCGCGGACACCTTTTCGCGGTGCAGGATTCGCTGTTCTGGGTGGCGTTCATCCTGGCGATCTCGGCGGCCGCGTTCGTGATTCCGCCCGACGGCCGTTCGGTCGGCCTGGCGGTCGCCGGGGCCGGGCTCTACCTGACCGGGCTGGCCGTGCACGCGGTGCTGGGCCGGCGCGCGCGGCTAGGGTGACCCGCATGCCCGGAGCTGCCCCGATCGTCAGCGACCTGCGCGCCGAGAGCGACGAGCTCGACGCGCTGGTGGCCCCGCTGGCGCCCGGGCAGTGGGCGCTGGCCACGCCCGCCCCCGGGTGGACGATCGCCCACCAGATCGGGCATCTGCTGTGGACCGACCGGATGTCGCTGCTGGCGGTCACCGACGAGCCCGGCTTCGCGGAGGTCCTCACGCAGGCGTCGTCGCATCCGACCTCGCTCGTCGACGGCGGCGCCGCGCAACTGGCCGACCTGCCGCCGGCGCAGCTGCTCGAGGACTGGCGCCGCACCCGCACCGCGCTGCACGACGCGCTGCTGACCGTCGCCGACGGCCGCAAGTTGCCGTGGTTCGGGCCGCCGATGAGTGCGGCGTCGATGGCCACCGCGCGGCTGATGGAGACGTGGGCGCACGGGCTCGACGTCGCCGACACCCTGGGGGTGACGCGGGCACCGACGGCGCGGCTGCGCTCGATCGCCCACATCGGCGTGCGGACCCGCGACTTCGCGTTCGGCGTGCACGGCCTCACGCCGCCGACGGAACTGTTCCACGTGAAACTATCCGCGCCTGCCGGTGCCGGGGAGCCGCACTGGACGTGGGGACCCGAGGACGCCGCACAGCGAGTGACGGGGTCGGCGGAGCACTTCTGCGTACTCGTCACCCAGCGCCGCCCTCGCTCGGCACTCGACGTCGTCGCGGTCGGCGCCGACGCCGAGAAGTGGCTGACCATCGCCCAGGCCTTCGCCGGTCCGCCCGGCGCAGGCCGGAACTCGGGCTAGAGGTACTCGGCGGAATCGGCGGTGCCGCTGTCGTCGGCGTCGGCGAGCCGGACGTCCCACCGGCCGTCCCGGTCGGTGTCCACCCACGCCTGCCCCGCACCGAACGCCCGGTCGGCCAGCCCGTCACCGTCGGTGTCGGTGACGCGCTCCGGCGTGCCGTCCCCGTCCAGGTCGGCGGGCGCCGCACCCGCCGGGTGCTCCACGCCGTCCAGACCGAACCAGCGCAGCGCAGCGCCGCCGCGCTCGGCGGCCACCGTCCACGTGCCGGTGCCGTCGTCGGTGAAGAAGGCCTCGGCGACACCGTCCCCGTCGAGATCCCTGCCGGCCAGTTCGGCGGCGCCGTCGCCGTCGAGGTCGGCCAGCAGGTCGTCGGTCAGCCCGTCGCCGTCGAGATCCAGCCCGACCGAATCCAGCACCCCGTCGCCGTCCAGATCGTGGTCCGCACCCGCGGTCCACCACGTCGCCGACCCGTCGGACTCACCCAGGCAGTACTCCATACCTGATCAGACGCTCGGGCCAGGCCTTCTCGTTCCACCACCGCAGCAATTCGGCCACTGCCTCGTCGTGGTCGAGCGGGCCGCGTTCCATCCGCAGCTCTTTGAGGTAGTTCCACGCCTGCCCGACCTGCGGGCCCGGCGGGATGCCCAGGATCGTCATGATCTCGTTGCCGTCGATGTCCGGACGGACCCGGGCCAGATCCTCCTTGGCCGCCAGTTCCTCGATGCGCCGCTCGAGGTCGTCGTAGTTGGCCTGCAGCCGCGCCGCGCGCCGCTTGTTGCGGGTGGTGCAGTCGGCGCGCACCAGCTTGTGCAGCCGGCTCAACAACGGGCTGGCGTCGGTGACGTAGCGCCGCACCGCCGAGTCGGTCCACCGGCCGTCCCCGTACCCGTGGAACCGCAGGTGCAGGTACACCAGCTGGGACACGTCGGAGATCATCTGCTTCGAGTACTTCAGTTCGCGCATCCGCTTGCGCGCCATCTTGGCCCCGACCACCTCGTGGTGGTGGAAGCTCACGCCCCCGTCGGGTTCGTGCTTGCGGGTGGCCGGCTTCCCGATGTCGTGCAGCAGCGCCGCCCACCGCAGGACCAGGTCCGGCCCGCCTTCGACACTCCCCCGGTCGCTGCGCTCCTGCCCTCCGGCCCCTTCCAGGTCTATCGCCTGCCGCAGCACGGTCAGTGAATGCTGGTAGACGTCCTTGTGCTGGTGGTGCTCGTCGATGGCCATCCGCATCGCGCCGACCTCGGGCAGCACCACCTCGCCGAGGCCGGTCTGCACCATCAGGTCCACCCCGGCGACCGGGTCGGCGCCCAGCAGCATCTTGTCCAGTTCCGCGGCCACCCGCTCGGCGGTGATCCGGCCCAGCTGCGGCGCCATCTCCTCCAGCGCCTGCCGGACCCGCGGCGCCACGTCGAAGCCGAGCTGCGACACGAACCTGGCCGCACGCAGCATCCGCAGCGGATCGTCGCCGAACGACACCTCCGGGGCGGAGGGCGTGTCGAGCAGCTTGCGACGCAGCGCGGACAGGCCGTCCAGCGGGTCGAGGAACTCGGCGGCGCCGTCGGCGGTGACGCGGACCGCCATCGCGTTGACCGTGAAATCGCGGCGCACCAGATCGTCGGCGAGGTTGTCGCCGTAGTGCACCTCGGGGTTGCGTGACACCTGGTCATAGGTGTCGGCGCGGAACGTGGTGATCTCCAGCCGGTCCTGATTGCCCGGGGGGCCCTTGGCCACGCCCACCGTGCCGAAGTCGATGCCGGTGTCCCACAGCGCGTCGCCCCAGCCCCGCAGAAAGCGCAGCATCTCGTCGGGCCGGGCATCGGTGGTGAAGTCCAGATCCGCGCCGAGCCGGCCGAGCAGCGCGTCGCGCACGCTGCCGCCGACCAGATACAGCTGGTGGCCGTTGTCGGCGAACACCTTGCCGACGTCGCGCAGCACCGCGGCGTGGGCATTCAGCGCTACCTGCGCAGCGGCCAGCAGCTGGGCCAGGTCATCGTCGGCGGTGGGGTCGGACACGTCCGATGAGCCTACTGGTCACAGCGATGTCACCGTCCGGCGAGTGCGGCGAGGACCGCTGTTCATGCCAGCTACTATCGCTTGGGTGTCGGACGGCGAGCAGGCCAAACCACGACGGCGCCGCGGGCGTCGCCGGGGCCGACGCGCGGCAGGTCCCCCCGAAGCCGGAGCAGAGCAGAACCAGAACCGTCGTCAGCAGCCCGCTCCGAGCGCCGTCACCGGCCAATCCGGTCAGCCGGAGCAGCCCCCCAAACCGCAGAAGACCAAGACTCGGCGGCCGCCGGAACGGTTGCGCACCGTGCACGAGACGTCCGCGGGCGGCCTGGTCATCGACGGTATCGACGGCCCCAAGGACGACCAGGTGGCAGCGCTGATCGGCCGCATCGACCGGCGCGGCCGGATGCTGTGGTCACTGCCCAAGGGCCACATCGAGCGCGGTGAGACCGCCGAGCAGACCGCGATCCGGGAGGTCGCCGAGGAGACCGGCATCCAGGGCAGCGTGCTGGCCGCCCTCGGCAGCATCGACTACTGGTTCGTCACCGAGGGCAGGCGCGTGCACAAGACGGTGCACCACTACCTGATGCGGTTCTCCGGCGGTGAACTCTCCGACGAGGACGTCGAGGTCACCGAGGTGGCCTGGGTACCGGTGAAGGAACTGCCGTCCCGGCTGGCCTACGCCGACGAACGCCGGTTGGCCGAGGTCGCCGACGAACTGATCGACAAACTGCGCACCGACGGGCCCGGTGCGCTCCCGCCGTTGCCGCACTCCGCACCGCGCCGCCGCGGGCAGACGCACTCCCACACCCGGCGCCGCCGACCTGACCCCACCGCTCAACCCCAGCCCGGCCGGCGGACGAACGGATGCGGTCAAGGATCGTGACCGGGCCCGCCTGGCTCGCACGTCTGCTCGTCGCGGTCCTCGCACTGCTGCTGGCCGTCGCACCGGCCGCCACCTTCTCTCCCGTCGCCACCGCCCAGCCATCCGCTGCGGCGTTCCTGCGCATACAGATCGACACCGTCTCCCCCGACGTCGTGACCACCACCAGCGACCCGATGGTCACGGTCACCGGCACCATCAGCAATGTCGGTGACCGGTCCGTGCGCGACGTGGTGGTGCGGCTCGAGCACGCCCCGGCGGCCACCTCCTCGAGCACGCTGCGCACCGACCTGGCCGGCAACGTCGACCAGTACCAGCCCGTCGCCGATTTCATCACCGCCGCACCGGAACTTGCTCGCGGAGAACAGGTTCCGTTCCGACTGGCCTATCCGCTGCGCTCCACCGAGCAGCCGTCGCTGCGCATCGACGAACCCGGCGTGTACCCGCTGATGATCAACGTCAACGGCACCCCCGACTACGGCGCCCCGGCCCGCCTCGACGACTCGCGCTTCCTGTTGCCGGTGCTCGGGGTGCCGCCCGAGAGCGAATCCGACACCGCCGGCGACGCGGTGGACTCCGCGGTCCCGCCGGACACCACCCGCCCCGTCGGGCTCACGATGTTCTGGCCGCTGGTCGACCGTCCCCGACTGGCCGCGGGCGCTCCCGGCGGCACCGCCCCGGTCCGGCTGATCGACGACGAGCTGGCCGGCTCGCTGGCCCGCGGCGGACGCCTCGACACCCTGCTGAGCGCCATCGACTTCGCCACCGGGCCCGAGGTCGATCCCGGCGGTGAGGTGGCGCGCACGGTGTGCCTGGCCGTCGACCCGGATCTGCTGGTCACCGTCAACGCGATGACCACCGGCTACGTCGTCAACGACGCCGCCGACGCCGGACCCGGCACCCCCACCCATCCCGGCACCGGACAGCAGGCCGCGGTGGACTGGCTCACCCGGCTCAAGGCGCTGGCCCAGCGGATGTGCGTGGCCCCCACGGTGTACGCACAGGCCGACCTCGACGCGCTCCAGCGCGTCGCCGACCCCGGCCTGTCGACGATCGCCACCACCGGCGCCGCCGGGATCGTCGACCAGATCCTCGGGGTGGTCTCCAACCACCAGGTCAGCCTCATCGGCGACGGACCGCTGACCGGCCCGGCGATCCAGCTGCTGGCCGGCCGCGGACCCACGGTGGCGATCGGCGCCGCGCACCTCGCCGGGCCCGGTGACTCGGCCGACGGCACCACCGTCGGCACCGCGGACACCGCACCGCTGCGCTACACACCCGGCGTGGTCGCCGCCCCGTTCGACCCTGCGGTCGGCGCCGCGCTGGCCGCGATGGGCCCCACACCGAAGGCGCCGTCCTACCTGGACCCGGCGCTGGACATCGCCGTCGAACAGGACTCCGAGGTCGCCCGGCGCCAGGACGCGCTCGGCGCGATGCTGTGGCGCAGTCTGGACCCTGGCATCGAGCCGCGCGCCCAGATCGTGATGCCGCCGCTGATGTGGAACGTGACCCCCACCGACGCGCAGGCCGTGCTGTCGGCGGTGGCCACCAGCATCCGGGCCGGGCTCGCGGTGCCGCGTCCGCTGGCCGCGCTGGTCAACGAGGTCAGGGCCACCGCGCGCGACTCCCCGATGCCGTCTGGCCAGCTGGGTAACCCGCGCGGACGGTTCGACGACGGGGTGGTGTCGGGGATCTCGGCGGTGACCGGCGGCTGTGGGGCTTCACCGCGGCGCTGACCACCGACGAACGCACCGGCCTCACCGGAAACCAGTACACCGCCCCGCTACGCGAGGACCTGCTGCGTGCACTGAGCCTTTCGGTGCCGCCGGACGCGCGCAGCGGGCTCGCCCAGCAGCGGCTCACCCGGGTGGGGCGCACGGTCGAGGATCTGTTCAACGCCGTCACGATTGTCAACCCCGGCGGCTCCTACACGCTGGCGACCGAGCGCAGCCCGATCCCGCTGGCGCTGCGCAACAACCTGCCGGTGCCGATCCGGGTGCGCCTGGACATCGACGCGCCACCGGGCATGACGGTCACCGACATGGGCGAGATCGTGCTGCCGCCGGGCTTCCTGCCGCTCAAGGTGCCGATCGAGGTGCACTTCACCCAGCGGGTCGCCGTCGATGTCACGCTGCGCACCGTCGACGGGCTGCCGCTGGGTGAGCCCGTGCGGCTGTCCGTGCACTCCAACGCCTACGGCAAGGTCTTGTTCATCATCACGCTGACCGGAGGCGCGGTGTTGGTCCTGCTGGTCGGGCGCCGGCTGTGGCACCGCTTCCGCGGCCAGCCCGACCGTGCCGACCTGGAGGCCGACCCGACCCGGCCCGACCCGGTCGACGTGGCGCTCGCCTACCGCGACGACGGTGCGCCCGCCACGAGCCCGGCGGGCCGGCCCGCCCGCACCTCCCCCGGAGGCGACGATGCGTAACACCGGACCGCACCGACCCCCACCGGCTCAACCGGCACAGCGGGCCGTCCGCGCCGAACTGTCCGACTCCGCGGTGGTGTCCCGGTCCTGGGGCATGGCGGTGGCCACCTTGGTCAGCCGTCTCACCGGGTTCGCCCGCATCGTGCTGCTCGCGGCGATCCTCGGCGCGGCGCTGTCCAGTGCGTTCACCGTCGCCAATCAGCTGCCCAACCTGATCGCGGCGCTGGTGCTGGAGGCGACCTTCACCGCGATCTTCGTCCCGGTGCTGGCGCGCGCCGAGCGCGACGACCCCGACGGTGGCACCGCGTTCGTCCGAAGGCTTCTCACGCTCGCCACCACGCTGCTGCTGGCGGTCACCGTGGTCTCGACGCTGGCCGCGCCGCTGCTGGTGGACCTGATGCTGGGCTCGGAACCGCTGGTGAACCGGCCGCTGACCACCGCGTTCGCGTTCCTGCTGCTCCCCCAGATCATCTTCTACGGCCTGTCCTCGGTGTTCATGGCGATCCTGAACACCCGCAACATCTTCGGGCCGCCGGCCTGGGCGCCGGTGGTCAACAACGTCGTCGCGATCCTCACTCTCGCGCTGTATGTGCTTGTGCCGGGCGAACTCTCGATCAACCCGGTCGAGATGGGCAACGCCAAGCTGCTGGTGCTCGGGATCGGCACCACGCTCGGTGTGGTCGCCCAGGCCACGGTGCTGTTCGTCGCGCTCAGACGCGAGCGCATCAGCCTGCGGCCGTTGTGGGGCATCGACGACCGCTTGAAGAAATTCGGGATG contains:
- a CDS encoding NUDIX hydrolase, with protein sequence MSDGEQAKPRRRRGRRRGRRAAGPPEAGAEQNQNRRQQPAPSAVTGQSGQPEQPPKPQKTKTRRPPERLRTVHETSAGGLVIDGIDGPKDDQVAALIGRIDRRGRMLWSLPKGHIERGETAEQTAIREVAEETGIQGSVLAALGSIDYWFVTEGRRVHKTVHHYLMRFSGGELSDEDVEVTEVAWVPVKELPSRLAYADERRLAEVADELIDKLRTDGPGALPPLPHSAPRRRGQTHSHTRRRRPDPTAQPQPGRRTNGCGQGS
- a CDS encoding FG-GAP-like repeat-containing protein, with the protein product MEYCLGESDGSATWWTAGADHDLDGDGVLDSVGLDLDGDGLTDDLLADLDGDGAAELAGRDLDGDGVAEAFFTDDGTGTWTVAAERGGAALRWFGLDGVEHPAGAAPADLDGDGTPERVTDTDGDGLADRAFGAGQAWVDTDRDGRWDVRLADADDSGTADSAEYL
- a CDS encoding CCA tRNA nucleotidyltransferase, whose translation is MAQLLAAAQVALNAHAAVLRDVGKVFADNGHQLYLVGGSVRDALLGRLGADLDFTTDARPDEMLRFLRGWGDALWDTGIDFGTVGVAKGPPGNQDRLEITTFRADTYDQVSRNPEVHYGDNLADDLVRRDFTVNAMAVRVTADGAAEFLDPLDGLSALRRKLLDTPSAPEVSFGDDPLRMLRAARFVSQLGFDVAPRVRQALEEMAPQLGRITAERVAAELDKMLLGADPVAGVDLMVQTGLGEVVLPEVGAMRMAIDEHHQHKDVYQHSLTVLRQAIDLEGAGGQERSDRGSVEGGPDLVLRWAALLHDIGKPATRKHEPDGGVSFHHHEVVGAKMARKRMRELKYSKQMISDVSQLVYLHLRFHGYGDGRWTDSAVRRYVTDASPLLSRLHKLVRADCTTRNKRRAARLQANYDDLERRIEELAAKEDLARVRPDIDGNEIMTILGIPPGPQVGQAWNYLKELRMERGPLDHDEAVAELLRWWNEKAWPERLIRYGVLPG